One segment of Setaria viridis chromosome 4, Setaria_viridis_v4.0, whole genome shotgun sequence DNA contains the following:
- the LOC117851920 gene encoding WAT1-related protein At5g64700 yields the protein MADEPRTANNGEDQPETVKPPTRAAALPLGMVMVQVLTVVMLLLSKLALNTGMRPVVLIVYRNLVAAAAVAPLAFALEREMWKKLNLVVLGWISVNATFGVVLAMGLYYYGLQATNPAYSVVFLNLIPIVTFVIAIVLGAERVALGKWPGRMMLVGTLTCVGGTMIVSLLKGRLLHLPTHLLKSSHGGAPASGAHHDGMVAGTLFLCGSCLSYALWFIVQASLGKIFPSKYWATTLTCLSGSFQSFVVGVILNHDRADWRLKWDLQLLTIVYSGVFNTGITFVLISWAVSRRGPIYPPMFNSLSLIITTVMDSVLLGTNIYVGGVVGMLLITVGLYAFLWGKGKELQAAMVMKKPEQEEEGGVEMA from the exons ATGGCGGACGAACCGAGGACGGCGAACAACGGGGAGGATCAGCCGGAGACGGTCAAGCCGccgacgcgggcggcggcgctgccgctggGCATGGTGATGGTGCAGGTGCTCACCGTGGTGATGCTGCTGCTCTCCAAGCTGGCCCTCAACACCGGCATGCGCCCCGTCGTCCTCATCGTCTACCgcaacctcgtcgccgccgccgccgtcgcgccgctcGCATTCGCCTTGGAGAG GGAAATGTGGAAGAAACTGAATTTGGTTGTGTTGGGTTGGATTTCCGTAAATGCTACATTCGG AGTCGTCCTAGCAATGGGGTTGTACTACTATGGGCTGCAGGCCACTAACCCTGCTTACTCTGTTGTCTTCCTGAACCTGATCCCTATTGTCACCTTCGTCATCGCCATCGTGCTCGG AGCGGAGAGGGTGGCGCTGGGGAAATGGCCTGGCAGGATGATGCTCGTGGGCACTCTGACGTGCGTGGGTGGGACGATGATAGTGAGCCTGCTAAAAGGGCGGCTTCTGCACCTGCCTACACACCTTCTGAAATCCTCCCACGGCGGTGCGCCGGCGAGCGGTGCTCATCACGATGGCATGGTCGCCGGCACACTCTTCTTGTGTGGCAGCTGCCTTAGCTACGCCTTGTGGTTCATCGTGCAG GCAAGTCTTGGAAAGATTTTCCCATCAAAGTACTGGGCGACGACGTTGACGTGCCTGTCGGGAAGCTTTCAGTCTTTTGTGGTGGGCGTGATCCTCAACCATGACAGAGCAGATTGGAGGCTCAAGTGGGACCTGCAGCTTCTGACGATCGTCTACTCG GGCGTGTTCAACACGGGCATCACCTTCGTTCTCATCTCATGGGCGGTGAGCCGGCGTGGGCCGATCTACCCTCCCATGTTCAACTCGTTGTCGCTGATCATCACTACGGTGATGGACTCGGTGCTGCTCGGCACCAACATCTACGTGGGAGG CGTGGTTGGGATGTTGCTGATCACCGTGGGGCTGTACGCGTTCCTGTGGGGGAAAGGCAAGGAGCTACAGGCTGCAATGGTGATGAAGaagccggagcaggaggaggagggcggagtTGAGATGGCCTAG